A portion of the Rhodococcus pseudokoreensis genome contains these proteins:
- a CDS encoding glucose-6-phosphate dehydrogenase yields MVDRPQLGPTIFVLFGATGDLSKRMVLPAFFQLALSGLLNSEWMLIGTGRGNVSDDQFRDHVHDVVNQFGVPHDDADWEPFARRLRFAGGGFTPDNPGSLPTAVQQARQDLGAADAQLVHYLALPPSTFAETTRALGAHDLARGARVVYEKPFGTSQEAFTELDQAVHHVLDEKQIYRIDHFLGKESTQNLHILRFANGMIEGVWNREHVEQIQIDVPETLDIDDRARFYDATGAVLDMLVTHLFQVAAEIAMEPPETLDADDLQSARESVIGTFRPLDTADVVLGQYEGYRDVEGVADDSTTETFVAARLWVDTDRWRGVPFLLRTGKMLGVSKQRVSLVFRSPQGPLTDIPPDGAVLTFDLKGDGEIDIAMVVKEPGPDDSLSVGHLGLPLDTVPLGHALAPYSRLILDVLHGDRSLFTRPDGLAHVWTVADALLRDPPTAKPYPAGSMGPPEAEDLAAPCGWLVTGSPD; encoded by the coding sequence ATGGTTGACAGACCGCAGCTCGGTCCCACGATCTTCGTCCTCTTCGGTGCCACCGGAGATCTGTCCAAACGCATGGTCCTCCCCGCCTTCTTCCAGCTCGCCCTGTCGGGGCTTCTGAACTCCGAGTGGATGCTGATCGGCACCGGGCGCGGCAACGTCTCCGACGATCAGTTCCGCGACCACGTGCACGACGTCGTGAACCAGTTCGGAGTGCCGCACGACGACGCCGACTGGGAACCGTTCGCCCGGCGGCTGAGATTCGCCGGCGGCGGGTTCACTCCCGACAACCCGGGATCACTCCCCACGGCCGTGCAGCAGGCGCGGCAGGACCTCGGCGCGGCCGATGCACAGTTGGTGCACTACCTGGCGCTGCCGCCGAGCACGTTCGCCGAGACCACCCGTGCGCTCGGCGCTCACGATCTGGCCCGCGGCGCACGCGTCGTGTACGAGAAGCCGTTCGGGACTTCCCAGGAGGCGTTCACCGAACTCGACCAAGCCGTGCACCACGTCCTCGACGAGAAGCAGATCTATCGGATCGACCACTTCCTCGGCAAGGAGAGCACCCAGAACCTGCACATCCTGCGCTTCGCCAACGGGATGATCGAGGGCGTCTGGAACCGGGAACACGTCGAGCAGATACAGATCGACGTGCCCGAGACACTCGACATCGACGACCGCGCCCGGTTCTACGACGCCACCGGCGCCGTCCTGGACATGCTGGTGACGCATCTGTTCCAGGTCGCCGCCGAGATCGCGATGGAACCGCCGGAGACGTTGGACGCCGACGATCTCCAATCGGCCCGGGAATCCGTGATCGGGACGTTCCGTCCCCTCGATACCGCCGACGTGGTGCTCGGCCAATACGAGGGGTACCGCGACGTCGAGGGCGTCGCGGACGATTCCACGACGGAGACGTTCGTCGCCGCCCGGTTGTGGGTCGACACGGACCGCTGGCGGGGAGTGCCCTTCCTCCTCCGCACCGGAAAGATGCTGGGCGTCAGCAAGCAGCGGGTCAGCCTGGTCTTCCGCAGTCCGCAGGGCCCACTCACCGACATTCCACCGGACGGCGCAGTCCTGACCTTCGATCTGAAGGGCGACGGCGAGATCGACATCGCCATGGTCGTCAAGGAACCCGGCCCCGACGACAGCCTGTCGGTGGGCCACCTGGGGCTGCCCCTCGACACGGTGCCACTCGGCCACGCCCTCGCACCCTATTCGCGGCTCATCCTCGACGTCCTGCACGGCGACCGGTCGCTTTTCACGCGCCCCGACGGCCTGGCCCACGTCTGGACCGTCGCCGACGCGCTCCTGCGTGACCCTCCCACGGCCAAGCCGTACCCCGCCGGATCCATGGGACCGCCCGAGGCCGAGGACCTCGCCGCGCCCTGCGGGTGGCTCGTCACCGGTTCGCCGGACTGA